From Impatiens glandulifera chromosome 7, dImpGla2.1, whole genome shotgun sequence:
AATTCAATAGGCTTAGTTGATGACAGGCAAGGATCTACATACTTGACCTTCAGCTACACGTTGGAAGATGTTCTCATGTACTTCCAATTGACTTCGGAAGGTGCGGTGGAGCGGAGGGTTTGGTATGAGGGGTTGCAGGACTCGGTAGTTGGTTGGTTTGCACCTAACAATAGCTGCGATTTCTACGGAAAGTGTGGTCCGTTTGGAATTTGTGACAAAAAAGCCTCTCCAATTTGTTCATGTTTGGCTGGTTTTGTGCCAATACATGCAGAAGAATGGGATAATGGTAATTTCACATCTGGATGTGTTAGACAGGAACCTTTGCAGTGTGGAACAAATAACAGTAAAGAAGATGGTTTTTTGATGCTGAAGACGATGAAAGCTCCAGATTTCACAGAGTGGGTGCCGGTTGTAGCAGAAGCCAGTTGCCCTGACTATTGCCTAAACAACTGTTCTTGTTTAGCACATGCATATCATGATGGCATTGGTTGCATGATATGGGCAGGAAACAAGTTGATTGATATGCAGAAATTTGATGCTGCCGGAATAGATGTTTATGTTCGTGTGCCACATTCAGTGCTGGGTACTATGTTAATCTCGTATTTTCTTTGATAAAGTCTCTTCAGCCCCTTTTTTGAAATGTCACACTTTATTGTTCTGTTTTAACAGATAAAAAGAGAGACAATAAAGTAGTTCCAGTAGTTTTGTTGAGCGTAGGACTAGCGACGGTTGCTGTCCTTGGTTGCTTTTCTTGGGTCTGGTTTGTAAAGAAACGAGGTAACTTCCTTTTTTCTCAATGCTTTGAGCACAAatcatcataatttttttttttgtagatgacgacactttttttttttggaccAGGAATGAAGAAAACAAATGGGATTCTGTTACACCCTCTTCATTCAAGTGATAACATTTCGGAGGATAAACTTGAGGAGCTACCGCAGTTCAAGTTTCCAATATTGCTCGCTGCAACTGACAGCTTTCGAGAAGCCAATAAGATTGGGCAGGGCGGTTTTGGTCCTGTTTTCAAGGTATAAGCCTTTAGAAGGATTTAAAGCTAGTCAGTTAAAATTTTACGATGAATATTAAGGAAATGGTGTTCTTGTTGTAGGGGAAACTAGAAAATGGACAAGAAATAGCGGTGAAGAGGCTCTCCAGTAACTCTGGACAAGGACAGGAAGAGTTTCTCAATGAGGTTAAGTTGATTTCGAAGCTTCAACATCGTAATCTTGTTCGTCTAGTTGGGTGCTGTGTGGAACGTGAAGAAAAGATGTTGGTCTATGAATACTTGTCAAATAAAAGCTTAGATGGCTTCCTCTTTGGTTAGTACTACAATCTAAAGCTGAAGTTTTTTATTAGTAAAAGTTTTGGTGACCGTATTGCCAC
This genomic window contains:
- the LOC124945264 gene encoding G-type lectin S-receptor-like serine/threonine-protein kinase At1g11330 isoform X2, which codes for MKIVLCNSLSIQILWLLIHLSFLLCSVAATNLTLNLPIVDPETIVSNNGIFKLGFFSLNSSTDRYLGVWYNKIPKLTVIWVANRGEPIKDSLGSVTISEDGNLVVLNGQKQLIWSSNFTTSTTNTTSLLLDTGNLIMQDVSSGRILWESFHYPSLSFVQTMRLSYDLNTGDKTTVASWTSPSDPSIGEFSLGIDFRRLSEIVIWKGTRPHWRSGPWDGQAFVGIESMLSYFQNSIGLVDDRQGSTYLTFSYTLEDVLMYFQLTSEGAVERRVWYEGLQDSVVGWFAPNNSCDFYGKCGPFGICDKKASPICSCLAGFVPIHAEEWDNGNFTSGCVRQEPLQCGTNNSKEDGFLMLKTMKAPDFTEWVPVVAEASCPDYCLNNCSCLAHAYHDGIGCMIWAGNKLIDMQKFDAAGIDVYVRVPHSVLDKKRDNKVVPVVLLSVGLATVAVLGCFSWVWFVKKRGMKKTNGILLHPLHSSDNISEDKLEELPQFKFPILLAATDSFREANKIGQGGFGPVFKGKLENGQEIAVKRLSSNSGQGQEEFLNEVKLISKLQHRNLVRLVGCCVEREEKMLVYEYLSNKSLDGFLFDSQNQELSDWKRRMNIIEGIGRGLQYLHRDSRLRIIHRDLKASNILLDDDLNPKISDFGMARIFGYSEHQANTQRVVGT